From Plasmodium brasilianum strain Bolivian I chromosome 5, whole genome shotgun sequence, the proteins below share one genomic window:
- a CDS encoding fam-m protein codes for MEQKTKLYIIVKIAAFLLLTWIFHFDNDRSTFIKSLNKNCYDDRKLAIGNHRLLTKYKQDKDLRNTWLKEKFPYNEINIQKDISRNEKGVNEKNKQSNRNLINKDQYYTEIIDYNNGMFDGKHFHFEKKWIKKKDYDDFVEKNSRICDIALKKVKFKSYGFGFFLFLLLFSLGIGIPVLTKLKFLESTWKFIEESELLKEACKSIKTFMENEQPYLYLVLFILLMFMVSIMFLVAIYKILRNNEKYNKIKLMT; via the exons atggaacaaaaaacaaaattatatattatagttaAAATCGCTGCCTTTCTCCTTTTAACTTGGATATTCCATTTTGACAATGATCGG agtacatttattaaatcaCTGAATAAAAACTGTTACGATGATAGAAAATTAGCTATTGGGAATCATCGATTACtgacaaaatataaacaggATAAAGATTTGCGTAATACATggttaaaagaaaaatttccatataatgaaataaatatacaaaaagatATATCTAGGAATGAAAAAGgggtaaatgaaaaaaataaacaatcaAATAGGAACTTAATAAATAAGGATCAATATTATACAGAAATtatagattataataatggaatgtttgatggaaaacacttccattttgaaaaaaaatggataaaaaaaaaggactaTGATGATTttgttgaaaaaaatagtagaaTTTGTGATATAGCTTTAAAGaaagtaaaatttaaaagttaCGGATTtggattttttttatttttacttcttttttcgtTGGGAATTGGAATACCCGTATTAACTAAATTAAAGTTTTTGGAAAGTACATGGAAATTTATCGAGGAATCTGAATTATTGAAGGAAGCATGTAAGAGTATAAAAACTTTTATGGAGAATGAACAACCCTATCTTTATCTAGTTTTATTTATCTTACTTATGTTTATGGTGTCCATTATGTTTTTAGTAGCGATTTATAAGATCTTAaggaataatgaaaaatataataaaattaagttgaTGACTTAA
- a CDS encoding fam-l protein produces MERSVKIHLFIKISEFILITWICHFMNHVCILKKNMENNCTFNRILNTRTYRILSESKQDRYSYIVRLKEKTQNNDIRKEEDIFINGKKAPEKRKQLNGSSQKNDRCNKQVMKNKSYIYETKKYSHLEKKIFKELDYIDFLKNNRIINDKTYKEIIRKKFALRIFLPIIILLLLSLSLILDYSGSFGLRKLLFKVLKIASEKWYSKLQDFLKNSPVGAFFKLVQREEFKEIKKAGTSSMKKVKVVYVDWVKGFMGFLIYCIPFLILGVTIISAVFFYHKKVKKYEKIKYRKT; encoded by the exons atggAACGAAGTGTTAAGATAcacttatttattaaaatttctgaGTTTATCCTTATAACGTGGATATGCCATTTTATGAATCATGTG tgtattcttaagaaaaatatggaaaataacTGCACGTTTAATAGAATATTAAATACAAGAACATATAGAATACTTTCAGAAAGTAAACAAGATAGATATTCATATATTGTAAggttaaaggaaaaaacacaaaataatgatatacgGAAAGAAgaagatatatttattaatggaAAGAAGGCTCCAGAAAAACGAAAGCAATTAAATGGAAGTTCACAAAAAAATGACAGATGCAATAAGCAagttatgaaaaataaatcctatatatatgaaacaaaaaaatattctcatcttgaaaaaaaaatattcaaagaactGGATTATAtagattttcttaaaaataacaggataattaatgataaaacttacaaagaaataatacgtaaaaaattTGCCTTACGAATTTTTTtaccaataataatattattattattgtcatTGTCACTCATATTAGATTATTCTGGTTCATTTGGACTTAGGAAGTTGTTGTTTAAGGTGTTGAAAATTGCTTCAGAAAAGTGGTATTCCAAATTACAAGATTTTCTAAAGAATTCACCTGTAGGTGCCTTTTTTAAGTTAGTGCAAAGAGAagaatttaaagaaataaagaaagcTGGAACGTCCAGTATGAAGAAGGTAAAGGTAGTATATGTAGATTGGGTAAAAGGTTTTATGggatttttaatatattgcaTACCTTTCCTTATTTTAGGTGTTACAATTATATCGGCGGTTTTTTTctaccataaaaaagttaagaaatatgaaaaaattaagtacagaaaaacgtaa
- a CDS encoding fam-l protein, giving the protein MEKRIKSTLLIKITTFILLSQERKDISNNEKVDSGKKKKLSGFPLKVAGGHKSDMKNKSCLFDTNKYSHMEKKIFKELDYIVFLKNNKTVSNKVYKKIICKKYELHIFLPVLIFFFLLILFIVEVSFGFAGKHSLLYQLSLNKDNLKSLTENDSWSPIVEAVKTLGAFLEHSISKKLGEDVCSWCENASDITNYCKLGHFFRILIYYLPFIILCITLISRIIYYHKKVKKYEKIKFRKR; this is encoded by the exons ATGGAAAAGAGAATTAAGTCtacattattaattaaaattactaCGTTTATCCTTTTAT CTcaagaaagaaaagatatatctaataatgaaaaggtTGACTCaggtaaaaagaaaaaattaagtggATTTCCCTTGAAGGTTGCGGGTGGTCATAAATcagatatgaaaaataaatcttgtTTATTTGATACAAACAAATATTCacatatggaaaaaaaaatattcaaggAACTTGATTATATagtttttcttaaaaataacaagacAGTTAGTAATAAggtttacaaaaaaataatatgtaaaaaatacgaattgcatatttttttacctgtattaatcttctttttcttattaatactatttaTAGTAGAAGTATCATTTGGATTTGCAGGAAAACATAGTTTATTATATCAATTAAGTTTAAACAAGGATAATTTAAAATCTTTGACCGAAAATGATTCATGGTCACCTATTGTAGAGGCGGTTAAAACGTTAGGAGCATTTTTGGAACACAGTATATCTAAAAAACTGGGGGAAGATGTATGTTCATGGTGTGAAAATGCATCAGATATTACTAATTATTGCAAATTAGGGcatttttttcgtattttaatatattatttacctttcattatattatgtatcaCTTTAATATcaagaattatttattaccataaaaaagttaaaaaatatgaaaaaattaaattcaggaaaaggtaa
- a CDS encoding fam-m protein — MELKNKQILLFRIAFFLVVSWICLCNNDLSIFNYYLGENYNICKKIYARNSRILGNYKKNKDSNIIVLKEDVQNNEEYEKKDVHNKEKTKNSYIFSLNKERYYTEIMDYNSSMFDGKYFHFEKKWIKKKDYDNFVERNGRICDIALKKRKFRSYGFGIVLFFLFFLVGIGLPILRVFDFVEDSTFTPFKTLWKFIYEDTGLKSIIEGTDSQAVAGEVAGVQYFYLVTFVALIIILAILLIVAIPKILRNNEKYKKIKYISE, encoded by the exons atggaactaaaaaataaacaaatctTACTTTTTAGAATtgctttttttcttgttgtATCATGGATATGCCTTTGTAACAATGATTTG aGTATATTCAACTATTATTTAGGTGAGAACTacaatatttgtaaaaaaatatatgcgaGAAATAGTCGAATACTAGGAAATTATAAGAAGAATAAGGATTCAAATATTATAGTTTTAAAAGAAGACgtacaaaataatgaagaatatgaaaaaaaggatgtgcataataaagaaaaaacaaaaaactcatatatattttcattaaataaagagCGATACTATACAGAAATTATGGATTATAATTCTAGTATGTTTGatggaaaatattttcattttgaaaagaaatggattaaaaaaaaagattatgataattttgtTGAAAGAAATGGAAGAATTTGTGAtatagctttaaaaaaaagaaagtttaGAAGTTATGGATTCGGAATTGttttattctttctttttttcttagtgGGAATAGGGTTACCCATATTGCGCGTTTTTGACTTCGTTGAGGATTCAACTTTTACACCTTTTAAGACTCTTtggaaatttatatatgaagacACAGGTCTAAAATCAATTATAGAAGGAACAGATTCACAAGCAGTAGCAGGAGAAGTAGCAGGAgtacaatatttttacctAGTAACATTTGTCGCACTTATCATTATATTAGCTATCTTGCTCATCGTTGCGATTCCTAAAATATTacgaaataatgaaaaatataaaaaaattaagtacatttctgaatga
- a CDS encoding fam-l protein produces the protein MEQEIKLYFFIKVSLFIFFTWICHFSNNISIFDKFLYGKRTSGSKLDIRNYRLLAKYRHDKYSNFLNSKEEIPNYMMKKEKDICINDKGDIRKMNQSDAHSLNNTGGYKLHKKNKSNIFETIKLSHIEKIIFKELDYIDFVKKNRTISDETYKKIIRKKLALRITIPLLLFLLLSVSMIIDFSCFHYFRKGVFYALRLWLGGWWYGSLNSLLEKSSLNFLFKSAKQIKLNRWTSEGTKLADIEKYDYVYGFYRYLLCLIYLIAFLILGVTLILGMVYYHKKVKKYQKIKFRKR, from the exons atggaaCAAGAAattaagttatatttttttattaaagtttctctttttatattttttacttggATATGTCATTTTTCCAATAATATA AGTATATTTGATAAATTCCTTTATGGGAAACGAACCAGTGGAAGTAAATTAGatataagaaattatagattactagcaaaatatagacatgataaatattcaaatttcTTAAATTCAAAAGAAGAGATACCTAATTATATGATgaagaaggaaaaagatatatgtataaacgaTAAAGGGGATATACGAAAAATGAATCAATCCGATGCACATTCACTAAATAATACTGGAGgatataaattacataagaaaaataagtcTAATATATTTGAGACTATAAAATTATCTCATATAGAAAAGataatattcaaagaacttgattatatagattttgttaaaaaaaacagGACAATTAGTGATGAaacttacaaaaaaataatacgtaaaaaattAGCTTTACGAATTACCATACCTTTGTTATTGTTTTTGTTGTTGTCAGTATCGATGATAATAGATTTTTCTTGCTTTCACTATTTTAGAAAGGGAGTGTTTTACGCATTACGTTTATGGCTTGGAGGTTGGTGGTACGGTTCTTTAAATAGTTTGCTGGAAAAATcctctttaaattttttatttaagtctgcaaaacaaataaaattaaacagGTGGACTAGTGAAGGAACAAAATTGGCggatatagaaaaatacgATTACGTATATGGATTTTATAGATATCTGttatgtttaatatatttaatagcTTTCTTAATATTGGGTGTAACACTTATATTAGGAATggtttattatcataaaaaagttaaaaaatatcaaaaaattaagttcagaaaaaggtaa
- a CDS encoding fam-l protein, which produces MEQKIKLLLFLKISTFILLTWICNFYIYNLKYNYLQSTHNTLLDEFCKHCRKFYARNYRSLGIHNQKWDSHIVCLKEEIQNGKYVKNDASNNEKWGEDKKKLLSENLPYNEKGCKKDKKNKFCLFETNRYSYLERKIFKELDFEDFLKNNKTISGKLYKKIIRKKCSLRIAIPLMLLLLLSLALTVEFSLGYGISNVLYYVFYQSLGKSAVDKIGEYLKNDSFGRMFKQILTVKGKQKSALVHNMFIFLTYCSLFLILGFAFISVVFYYHKKVKKYQKMKFRKGKI; this is translated from the exons atggaacaaaaaattaagttactattatttttaaaaatttctacttttatacttttaacttggatatgtaatttttacatttataatttaaaatataattatttacag agTACGCATAACACACTTTTGGATGAATTCTGCAAACATTGTAGAAAATTTTATGCAAGAAATTATCGTTCACTTGGAATACATAATCAGAAATGGGATTCACATATTGTATGTTTAAAAGAAGAGattcaaaatggaaaatatgttaaaaatgaTGCGTCTAATAACGAAAAGTGGGGagaagataaaaagaaactATTAAGTGAAAATTTAccatataatgaaaaaggctgtaaaaaagataaaaaaaataaattctgtTTATTTGAAACAAATAGATATTCCTATttggaaagaaaaatatttaaagaactTGATTTTGaagattttcttaaaaacaaCAAGACAATTAGTGGTAAgctttacaaaaaaataatacgtaaaaaatgTTCATTAAGAATCGCTATTCCATTGAtgttgttattgttgttatcaCTAGCATTAACAGTAGAATTTTCTTTGGGTTATGGAATTTCAAATGTGCTATATTATGTGTTTTATCAATCTCTTGGAAAAAGCGCAGTTGATAAAATTGGGGAGTATTTGAAGAATGATTCTTTCGGTAGAATGTTTAAGCAAATTTTAACCGTTAAAGGTAAGCAGAAGTCTGCTCTTGTTCATaacatgtttatttttttaacatattgctcactttttcttatattagGCTTTGCATTTATATCAGTGGTTTTttattaccataaaaaagttaaaaaatatcaaaaaatgaagttcaggaaaggtaaaatataa